The following proteins are encoded in a genomic region of Neurospora crassa OR74A linkage group VI, whole genome shotgun sequence:
- a CDS encoding beta-N-acetylglucosaminidase — protein MLIMGWDGTEVTPQIRELITDHHLGSILLTAKNLKSAHQTAKLVQELQTIAHNAGHPYPLLIALDQENGGVNSLFDEEHICQFPSSMGQAAAGSPDLSYQLAKATATEVSACGVNLILGPVLDVLTNARYQPLGVRATSDDPQEVSQYGIAAMKGYKDAGVATCGKHFPSYGNLDFLGSSLDIPIITQTLEELALSALVPFRNAIATGKLDAMFVGGCGITNPSMKVAHACLSEQVVDELLREELGFTGVAISECLEMEALRTEMGVRTGTIMAVQAGCDLVLLCRAYDVQLEAISGLKLGLENEVLTKERVYTSLRRVLKMKRGCTDWAKALNPPGISLLKQIHPSHLALSMKAYDDSITVMRDNEKLLPLNESMHQEEELLLLTPLVKPLPASAMTKTILEGSTKIRSENPIHDKWIHRERSAIMSGEGVFRELGRSLARARHGKLLHTSYTANGVRPVHESLIQRASTIILLTADANRNLYQAGFTKHVAMMCSLLKASGHKKNLIVVAVSSPYDFAMDKSIGTYICTFDFTETAMSALVRALCGAFTPHGTLPGTLRKAPRKAVQSSAGGKSKTRTQHWLVEPYDVERDTKGLQDLLFAMVRGSAPNHQYFYAFGPHSFSLLSDMMMVEQQHEEEPKMEEQHFVVRNSSTGALYGFCSTYYLPSTFTGIIGAIFVDPSKRNLSIGYSLHRRAVRNLLQKHPDIKHFQLGCCLPGIFPGIPLDHSDALSMSSAITPGSTTSSTAASSGLKSWLSTTCGWDLSPSSSSVVRTRKIYNLLLPSLQTWSSPPDLPTTLQLAGISFDLIPGGGGSSGRTTNSTPNSSLSAEQESVLSFVSSHSTPEILTLYRLALLQSPPLFSSSALSYSSVSSASPTDPTTYNNNHHNNNHNNTWIIRAKIQSQSQSQSQSQSSQAPGVVEGGGGGAGGGAEQVIGTIIISSDLGRELHLPSLSSASGSSSGGTGGIIAPVVSSMTGQQQQQQQQQANLLLVLQGLVMLGLRQNKREKMACCLLSWVSNGNGSGGSGSRDGGQQQNNSVETLLGMGFEVQQVWEEVVNGVEQFASLA, from the exons ATGTTGATCATGGGCTGGGACGGCACCGAAGTAACCCCCCAAATCCGTGAGCTCATAACAGACCACCACCTGGGCTCCATCCTCCTAACAGCCAAGAACCTCAAAT CCGCCCATCAAACAGCAAAGCTCGTCCAAGAGCTCCAAACCATCGCCCACAACGCCGGCCATCCTTACCCCCTGCTCATCGCCCTCGACCAAGAAAACGGCGGCGTCAACTCCCTCTTTGACGAAGAACACATCTGCCAGTTCCCTTCCTCCATGGGCCAAGCAGCAGCCGGCTCCCCGGACCTCTCCTACCAACTAGCCAAAGCAACCGCCACCGAAGTCTCAGCCTGCGGCGTCAACCTCATCCTCGGCCCCGTTTTGGACGTCCTTACCAACGCGCGCTACCAACCTTTAGGCGTCCGCGCCACCTCCGACGACCCGCAAGAAGTCTCGCAGTATGGAATTGCCGCCATGAAGGGGTACAAAGACGCTGGCGTCGCCACGTGCGGGAAACATTTTCCCTCTTACGGCAACCTGGATTTTCTGGGAAGTAGTTTGGATATCCCCATCATCACGCAGACGCTTGAAGAACTGGCGCTGTCAGCGCTGGTGCCGTTCCGCAACGCGATTGCCACGGGAAAGTTGGACGCCATGTTTGTCGGCGGTTGTGGGATCACGAATCCGAGCATGAAGGTGGCGCATGCGTGTTTGAGCGAGCAAGTGGTTGATGAGCTTTTGCGCGAAGAGCTGGGGTTCACTGGGGTTGCGATATCAGAGTGTTTGGAGATGGAAGCGCTTCGTACCGAGATGGGGGTACGAACGGGGACCATCATGGCTGTGCAGGCCGGGTGTgatttggtgttgttgtgcaGGGCGTATGATGTCCAGCTGGAGGCGATTTCTGGACTGAAGCTGGGGTTGGAGAACGAGGTGTTGACCAAGGAGAGGGTTTATACGAGTTTGAGAAGGGtgttgaagatgaagagggggTGTACGGATTGGGCCAAGGCGCTGAATCCGCCGGGGATCTCGCTGCTGAAGCAGATTCACCCGAGCCATCTGGCGTTGAGCATGAAGGCGTACGATGACTCGATTACGGTGATGAGGGACAACGAAAAGTTGTTGCCGCTCAATGAAAGCATGCATCAGGAGGAGGAACTGCTGCTTTTGACGCCGCTGGTCAAGCCGTTGCCGGCGTcggcgatgacgaagacTATCCTCGAAGGTTCGACCAAGATTAGGTCCGAGAATCCGATTCATGATAAATGGATACACAGGGAACGCAGTGCCATCATGAGTGGTGAGGGAGTGTTTAGGGAACTTGGGAGATCTCTAGCCCGCGCTAGACATGGAAAGTTACTTCACACTTCTTATACCGCCAACGGTGTGCGGCCGG TCCACGAATCCCTCATCCAACGCGCCTCaaccatcatcctcctcaccgcTGACGCCAACAGGAACCTCTACCAAGCCGGCTTCACCAAACACGTAGCAATGATGTGTTCCCTCCTCAAAGCCTCGGGCCACAAAAAGAacctcatcgtcgtcgccgtctccTCTCCCTACGACTTCGCCATGGACAAGTCCATCGGCACCTACATCTGCACCTTCGACTTCACCGAAACCGCCATGTCTGCCTTGGTCCGCGCCCTATGCGGCGCTTTCACCCCGCACGGCACTTTGCCAGGAACCCTCCGCAAAGCTCCCCGCAAGGCCGTCCAAAGCTCCGCAGGCGGCAAATCCAAAACCCGCACGCAGCACTGGCTCGTCGAGCCCTACGACGTCGAAAGAGACACCAAAGGACTCCAAGATCTACTATTCGCCATGGTCCGCGGCAGCGCGCCCAACCATCAATACTTTTACGCCTTCGGCCCGCACTCCTTCTCGCTGTTATCCgacatgatgatggtggagcagcagcacgaAGAAGAACCAAAGATGGAAGAGCAGCACTTTGTCGTCCGCAACTCCTCCACCGGCGCTTTATACGGGTTTTGCTCCACTTACTACCTCCCCTCCACTTTCACAGGAATCATCGGCGCCATCTTCGTCGACCCGTCCAAACGTAACCTGTCGATAGGGTACTCCCTCCACCGCCGGGCCGTGAGGAACCTCCTCCAGAAACACCCAGACATCAAGCATTTCCAGCTGGGATGCTGTCTCCCTGGTATTTTCCCCGGTATCCCACTCGACCACTCTGATGCCCTGTCCATGTCGTCAGCTATAACCCCTGGATCTACCACATCTTCCACCGCCGCTTCTTCTGGTCTAAAATCCTGGTTATCCACTACCTGCGGATGGGATttgtccccttcctcctcgagCGTTGTCCGCACCCGCAAAATctacaacctcctcctcccctctctcCAAACCTGGTCCTCACCCCCAGATTTGCCCACCACCCTCCAGTTGGCCGGTATCTCCTTCGACCTCatccccggcggcggcggcagcagtgGGCGCACCACAAATTCAACCCCAAATTCATCTCTGTCTGCAGAACAAGAATCCGTCCTCTCTTTCGTCTCATCCCACTCTACCCCCGAAATCCTCACTCTCTACAGACTTGCTCTTCTTCAAtcccctcctcttttctcaTCTTCTGCTTTGTCATATTCTTCTGTTTCTTCTGCTTCCCCTACTGATCCTACCACGTACAATAACAATCACCATAACAACAACCATAACAACACATGGATCATCCGCGCCAAGATccaatcccaatcccagtcccagtcccagtcccagtccTCCCAAGCCCCAGGAGTAgtagaaggaggaggaggaggagcaggaggaggagcagagcAAGTAATAGGTACCATCATAATCAGCAGCGATCTAGGAAGGGAGTTGCATCTCCCTTCTTTGTCGTCGGCTTCGGGGTCTTCTAGCGGTGGCACCGGGGGAATCATTGCGCCTGTTGTGTCATCCATGACggggcagcaacagcaacagcaacaacaacaggcaaacttgttgttggtgttgcaggggttggtgatgttggggtTGAGACAGAAcaagagggagaagatggctTGTTGCTTGTTGAGTTGGGTGAGCAATGGCAatggaagtggtggaagtggaTCAAGGGATGGGGGACAGCAGCAAAACAATAGTGTGGAAACGTTGTTGGGTATGGGATTTGAGGTACAGCAGgtttgggaggaggtggttaATGGGGTTGAGCAG TTTGCTTCGCTTGCTTAA
- a CDS encoding glucosamine-6-phosphate deaminase, giving the protein MDEYVSLPPTHPQSYASFMHDNFFSHVNIPPQNTNLLNGLAPDLAAECSRYEAKIAAAGGIDLFLAGLGEDGHLAFNEPGSSLASRTRVVALAEDTILANSRFFDDDVNKVPQLALTVGVKTVLEAREVLMIVLGAKKARALKKCVEEGVSSMWTGSALQMHERATVICDEEAAGELKWKTVKYFKSVERREFGHSHGSDQSLPIRKGLGTPPTKLKTAAGPLTPESTPKATATRSSSSPISPLAQTVPILLTTNVKPAQSSGYIALEQKILAQPVPKSHGLLGLLGTSSYGQTSDGDSEAESEYDLKPDRMASRLTDPVFAAEALRRLTPNPETGKMLG; this is encoded by the exons ATG GACGAATACGTCTCCCTTCCCCCGACCCACCCTCAATCCTACGCCTCCTTCATGCACGATAACTTCTTCTCCCATGTCAATATCCCCCCACAAAATACCAACCTTCTCAATGGCCTCGCTCCAGACCTCGCTGCCGAGTGCTCACGCTACGAAGCCAAGATTGCTGCTGCCGGCGGAATCGACCTGTTTCTCGCCGGCCTGGGAGAGGATGGACATCTAGCTTTCAACGAGCCCGGTTCCAGCTTGGCCTCTCGAACGCGTGTCGTCGCACTAGCGGAGGACACCATCCTTGCAAACAGTCGATTCTTCGATGACGATGTGAACAAGGTGCCCCAGTTGGCCTTGACGGTGGGGGTTAAGACGGTCCTggaggcgagggaggtgCTGATGATTGTCCTTGGTGCCAAAAAGGCGAGGGCGTTGAAAAAATGCGTAGAAGAGGGAGTGAGTAGTATGTGGACTGGCTCGGCATTGCAGATGCATGAGAGGGCTACCGTAATTTGTGATGAGGAGGCAGCGGGGGAACTCAAGTGGAAGACGGTCAAG TACTTCAAATCGGTTGAACGCCGAGAATTCGGCCACAGCCACGGTTCTGACCAGTCCCTGCCCATCAGGAAGGGCCTTGGTACCCCGCCGACCAAGCTCAAAACCGCCGCTGGACCACTAACACCAGAGTCGACACCAAAAGCAACTGCCACCCGGTCCTCGTCTTCTCCCATTTCCCCGTTGGCACAAACGGTGCCAATACTTCTCACCACAAACGTCAAGCCAGCCCAGTCCTCAGGCTACATAGCTTTGGAGCAAAAGATTCTAGCCCAACCCGTACCCAAAAGTCATGGCCTTCTAGGACTCCTCGGGACCTCATCATACGGCCAGACCTCGGATGGGGACTCTGAAGCTGAGTCGGAGTATGACCTGAAGCCAGACAGGATGGCATCCAGGCTAACTGATCCCGTTTTTGCTGCTGAAGCGTTAAGAAGATTGACGCCTAATCCCGAAACGGGGAAAATGCTTGGGTAG